The following proteins are co-located in the Apium graveolens cultivar Ventura chromosome 5, ASM990537v1, whole genome shotgun sequence genome:
- the LOC141723478 gene encoding methyl jasmonate esterase 1-like has protein sequence MDKTTGKHFVLVHGACHGAWCWYKVATLLRSKGHKVTILDLAASGVNEKQAQDVHSFSVFLEPLMEFMDSVAEEDKVVLVGHSMGGVGLSVAMERFPQKIAVAVFATAYMLSPDLDLVTISSEVEKKRESFMDSQLSFDKGLDGGPTSVLFGPKLMESKMYQLSPPEDLTLATMLVRPYSLNPHTDAKSLDEIRVTKERFGLVPRVYVVADQDILLLEEMQRWMIESNPPEEVKVIKGSDHMIMFSKPRELFVCLEEISQQYC, from the exons ATGGATAAAACAACAGGGAAGCATTTTGTGCTGGTTCATGGAGCATGTCATGGTGCCTGGTGCTGGTACAAGGTGGCAACATTGCTGAGATCAAAAGGTCACAAAGTCACAATACTCGACTTGGCAGCTTCAGGAGTTAATGAAAAGCAGGCGCAAGATGTACACTCCTTCTCGGTCTTCTTGGAACCattgatggagttcatggatagTGTTGCAGAGGAGGACAAGGTGGTTTTGGTTGGTCACAGCATGGGAGGAGTTGGCTTGTCAGTTGCCATGGAAAGGTTCCCTCAAAAGATTGCTGTTGCGGTTTTCGCAACTGCGTATATGCTCAGTCCTGATCTTGACCTTGTCACAATTTCTAGCGAG GTGGAGAAGAAGCGAGAGTCGTTCATGGACAGCCAGCTCTCGTTTGATAAAGGGTTGGACGGAGGACCAACCTCTGTGTTATTTGGCCCCAAATTAATGGAATCAAAGATGTATCAACTGAGTCCACCTGAG GATTTGACTCTTGCAACGATGCTGGTGAGGCCATACTCTCTGAATCCTCACACGGATGCAAAATCTTTAGACGAAATACGAGTGACCAAAGAAAGATTTGGTTTAGTTCCTCGAGTTTATGTTGTGGCTGACCAAGATATTTTACTGCTCGAGGAAATGCAAAGGTGGATGATTGAATCGAATCCACCAGAGGAAGTGAAGGTGATCAAGGGTTCAGATCACATGATAATGTTCTCCAAGCCACGAGAGCTCTTCGTTTGCCTCGAGGAGATCTCACAGCAGTACTGCTAA
- the LOC141723477 gene encoding methyl jasmonate esterase 1-like translates to MDQKMEKHFVLVHGACHGAWCWYKVAMLLRSAGHKVTVLDLAASGLNAKKVQEVKSFSVYLEPLMEFMASLLAEEKVVLVGHSLGGVALSVAMERFPEKVSVAVFATAYMLNPDLDVLTVSEKVEKNIGSFMDSQVMFDEELDKRPTTFLFGGLDKRPIAFFFGPKMLESKFYQLSPPEDLTLASMLVRPHPLKINYDTISLEETKVTKERFGSVRRVYVIADQDIIHPEEFQRWMIELNPPDEVRVITGSDHMIMICKPQELCICLEEVSLQYN, encoded by the exons ATGGATCAAAAGATGGAGAAGCATTTTGTGCTGGTTCATGGAGCTTGTCATGGTGCTTGGTGCTGGTACAAGGTAGCGATGTTGCTAAGATCAGCAGGACACAAAGTGACTGTGCTTGACTTGGCAGCTTCTGGACTTAACGCAAAGAAGGTACAAGAGGTCAAATCCTTCTCAGTCTACTTGGAACCCCTAATGGAGTTTATGGCTTCTCTCTTGGCGGAGGAGAAAGTTGTTCTTGTTGGCCACAGCTTGGGTGGGGTTGCCTTGTCGGTTGCTATGGAGAGGTTTCCTGAGAAGGTTTCTGTCGCGGTTTTTGCCACTGCTTACATGCTCAATCCAGACCTTGATGTCCTCACCGTTTCTGAAAAG GTGGAGAAGAACATTGGTTCATTCATGGACAGCCAGGTAATGTTTGATGAGGAGTTGGACAAACGACCAACCACATTTCTCTTCGGGGGGTTGGACAAACGACCAATCGCATTCTTCTTTGGCCCCAAGATGTTGGAATCCAAGTTTTATCAACTCAGCCCACCTGAG GATTTGACTCTTGCAAGTATGTTAGTGAGACCACATcctttaaaaataaattatgatacGATATCACTGGAAGAAACTAAAGTTACAAAAGAAAGGTTTGGTTCAGTTCGTCGAGTTTATGTTATAGCTGATCAAGATATTATACATCCTGAAGAGTTTCAAAGGTGGATGATTGAACTGAATCCACCAGATGAGGTGAGGGTGATCACCGGTTCGGATCACATGATTATGATCTGCAAGCCACAAGAGCTGTGCATTTGCCTTGAGGAGGTCTCTCTGCAGTACAACTGA